The following coding sequences are from one Mycobacterium bourgelatii window:
- a CDS encoding sulfurtransferase — protein sequence MPQRHEVLITADELAQLLNSGKPVAVLDVRWRLDRPDGRDAYLQGHIPGAVYVSLDDELSDHTVHGRGRHPLPSGRSLEAAARRWGVNQDTPIVTYDDWNRAGSARAWWVLTAAGLQDVRILDGGLAAWRAAGGPLESGPVHREPGNVIVPVDDLYTGSQPTLSAEQIGTVTLLDARAPERYRGDVEPVDPVAGHIPGAKNLPSGAVLSGDGNFLADDALARLLSDNDIGPDESVGAYCGSGVTAAVVIAALATQGYEAALFPGSWSEWSSDPTRPVARG from the coding sequence GTGCCCCAACGCCACGAGGTCCTGATCACCGCCGACGAGCTGGCCCAGCTGCTGAACAGCGGCAAACCGGTGGCCGTGCTGGATGTGCGTTGGCGCCTCGACCGACCCGACGGGCGCGACGCCTACCTACAAGGACACATCCCTGGCGCGGTGTATGTGTCGCTCGATGACGAGCTCAGCGACCACACCGTCCACGGTCGCGGCCGCCACCCGTTGCCGTCGGGACGCAGCCTGGAGGCGGCCGCCCGCCGCTGGGGCGTCAACCAGGACACACCGATCGTGACGTACGACGACTGGAACCGTGCCGGTTCCGCCCGGGCCTGGTGGGTGCTGACCGCCGCCGGACTGCAGGACGTACGCATCCTCGACGGCGGCCTGGCCGCGTGGCGCGCCGCGGGCGGGCCGCTGGAGAGCGGTCCGGTGCATCGAGAACCCGGCAATGTGATTGTGCCGGTGGATGATTTGTACACGGGAAGCCAGCCGACCTTGTCGGCGGAGCAGATCGGGACGGTGACGCTGCTCGATGCCCGTGCGCCGGAACGCTACCGCGGCGATGTTGAGCCCGTCGACCCCGTCGCCGGCCATATCCCGGGCGCGAAAAACCTGCCCAGCGGCGCCGTCTTGAGTGGCGACGGCAACTTCCTCGCCGATGACGCGCTCGCTCGGCTGTTGTCCGACAACGACATTGGGCCTGACGAGTCCGTCGGCGCGTATTGCGGCTCGGGTGTCACCGCGGCGGTCGTCATCGCGGCGCTCGCCACCCAGGGCTACGAGGCGGCGCTGTTCCCGGGGTCGTGGTCGGAGTGGAGCTCGGATCCAACCCGTCCAGTCGCCCGCGGTTAG
- a CDS encoding DUF4190 domain-containing protein, with the protein MNPQDPNQPPYGGQQWGGQPPGYAPGYSPAYGPATTTNTMAIIALVGALVFAPLGIVFGHIARGQIRRTGEGGRGLATAGLILGYIFTGIWVLTVVLLIIFGVFVASHESDFEPSYVPSSDTSVFFTHIP; encoded by the coding sequence ATGAATCCGCAGGACCCGAATCAGCCGCCGTACGGAGGCCAGCAGTGGGGCGGACAGCCCCCCGGCTACGCGCCGGGCTACTCGCCCGCCTACGGGCCGGCGACTACCACAAACACCATGGCGATCATCGCACTCGTCGGTGCGCTCGTGTTCGCCCCGCTGGGAATCGTCTTCGGGCACATCGCTCGTGGACAGATCCGGCGCACCGGTGAAGGCGGACGCGGACTGGCCACCGCTGGCTTGATCCTGGGCTATATCTTCACGGGCATCTGGGTCCTCACGGTGGTGCTGCTCATCATCTTTGGTGTCTTCGTCGCGTCCCACGAGTCCGACTTCGAGCCGTCCTACGTACCGTCAAGCGACACCTCGGTGTTCTTCACGCATATCCCGTGA